In the Aquimarina spinulae genome, CAACACAACTCACAACTGGTGGGTTGATCTGGATAATTTCTGGTAACGGAACCGTAAGTCCACTACTTCTATAGGTAGGCAAAGGAGCAGATATATTAATCAGATAGTTACGAAGATCGGTACTTAGATCATTTGCGATAGTTAAGGTTGCATTATCAGGGCTTCCTGATAATAAGTTAGTCGCTTCGCCAATATCGGTTATAAGATTATACATTTCATAAGAAGCTGTTTCAAAATTATGAATCAACTTGTAGTCTCCTTTTCGTATAATAGATACAGGTCTTTGATCACGTTTAGAATCAATTAGGTATCCAGGAAAATGCCAGTAGATTGCATCTCTATTTAGGTTAGGATTCGTACCGGTTAACATAGACCATTGGCTTACACCATCGATATCATATCCTGTTGGTAATGTTCCTCCTGCGGCTTCTACAAGTGTTGGATACAGGTCAAAAGCAACAATAGGCGTATTATTAATTGTACCTGTATTTGCCAATAAACCTTCTGACCATGCTATAGTAATTGATCGTACTCCGCCTTCATAATGCTCGCCTTTCATTCCTCGTAAAGGACCATTATCTTCTGTTCCGATAGCACCACCATTATCAGAAATAAAATATACCAATGTATTTTCTGATAACATATGACCAGGATTTCTTGGATCTGCCGTTGTTTTTAGGTAATCGATAAGTCTGCTAATGGTTTGATCCATTCCTTCGGCGATTGCTGCCTGGCTTACATTAGTATGCCCCATCTGGCTGGGGTTTGTATTATTTTTAGCCACGTACTTGGCATATAAATCTGGCCTTGCATTTGCCTGCCCCCAAGGGCCATGTATTGCATAATTACTAAAATGCATAAAAAACGGAGATGTATTATTTGCATTCATAAAATCGATTGCGGCATCCGCCATCGCATCTGTTACATGTTTTGCTGTTCCTTCTAGAGAGTTATCTCCTGCTAGTGCCATAGATTCACTTAGTGTATATGGATCGGCATATGGATCTAGCTCTGGGCCTATCCTGCTATGAAAAGTCCAAACACCCCCAGATTGCGAAGCAAAATAGCTTCCCGGAGCACCATCAGAACCGCCTCCATAGTTAAAATCAAACCCTTGATCGGTAGGTCCATTGCTCATGCTTCCTCCCGAGTGATATTTTCCAAAATGAGCTGTTGTATATCCACTTGCTTTTATGGTCTCGGCTATTGTAATCGCACTGGCAGGAATTTCATCTTCTCCGTTAGATAATCCCTGGCTAGGGCCTACTAATAAGGTAGAACTTCCTCCTCTATTTAAACCATTTACCGCAAATACGTTATTATCGGGTCTTGATGCATATTGCCCGCTTAAAATTGCTGCCCTGGTTGGTGCACAATTTGCCCCGTTTACATAGGCCTGCGGAAATGCAATACCTTGAGTCGCCAACGTTTCTAAAGTTGGTGTCTCATAAAAATCACTGGGGTTATTAATGTTAGTTGCCCCCGTACTCACTTGTGACCACCCCATATCATCGGCTATAATAACTACGATATTTGGAGATTGAGAATAAATCGAACTACTAACGCCAATACAGAGTAGCAGTACTAAGAATTTGGTTGTTGTTTTCATAGATTAATGGTTTAAAATTTACAATCGTAATGATTGGATAGATTAGTTATTTATGTATTCGTTTTTTAATTGAAATCTTTATGACTTCTTACTATCTTGTTGTTAAACTGATCTTTGGGAGGATTCTATATTTAGAAAGGAAAATCATGATCAGGTCTGGGAAACCACCAACTCAAAAAATAAGAATTCTGAGTTCTTTTTTAGAAAACATCATGAGATGTATTGCTTCTAAATTGTAATTAGTATTTCTATTCCAGACACTGCTTTTGTTGGCTCGCCAAAGTTTTACAGTTGCAGTGTTGTTTTATATTTTGTTGTTTAACACTATATAATAATAACAAACTGGTTCATATGCTAATACTGCATATACACTCTTATATTCCTTAAGAGGTGCTATAATTGGTCATATCCATTGTTTTTAGATCTGAAAAAGAATCAGATCCTATACACATGGTATAGATGTTATATACGAGGTAAAAAGATGACTTAAAAAGCATTTGCATCACCCTTACTAAGAAAAAAGTAAATGTAGTCATAAGTAGAATAATTTAATTAATATCTAAAAATTAGCTCATTAACTTAACCATGCGATTGGGTACATGATTAGTAGTATTTACATTATGACAATGGTAATTTGATGATATCGTATACTTAAAAAAGACGTATCTAATAGTTGGGGTAGGCACTACTGTCTTTAATAACTAAACTATTTTACATCCAGGTTTCTGTTAAGTTTTTTTTAACATTATAAATGTATGTATAAAACTTTGATTAAGAGCAATTTAAACCCTCAAAATAATTGTGGTAAAACCGTATATCATATATTTATATGCCTGAATACAAGTAAAATCCAAAAAAATAAAAGAGGTAGATATTTATAAATAGTTATTTTTATTTAATGTGGATTCCGGATCAAGTCCGGAATGACAGAGTGAATTTGTACGAAACGTAATGAGATGCCAGCCAAACACGAATAATCCTTAATAATCAAAAAAGGTCTCGATAGCTTTGTATCGAAAACAAGCATTTCAATGCTAAAAACCTATTCTCGATACAAATTTTACTCATTCTAATCGTAAAATTCACTCGAATTGACAGTTTTTATACCCCCTGAAATATTAATCGACCGGACCCTGAAAAATACCTTATAAAAAAAAGGCTTAATTCTAAGTAAAAACAAAGAATTAAGCCTTTTCTATATCGTATTTGTTCTTTATATAAATCCTCTTTTTCTAGCTTCTTCTAATAACATTTGATCATCTGCTTTGGCAATAGAAAACATTTCTTTGATCTGGTTCTTTCTTTTCTCGATTGCACTTAATGATAAGCTTACATAATTAGGTAAATTCTTGGTCTTAACACCACGAGATAAATGATATAAGATCTTTAGGTTTTTCTCATCTAAAGAAAATTTATTTGTCATCATTTTTCTAAAATGATCATTTACTGTAGCGCTATAATACGCTTTACC is a window encoding:
- a CDS encoding sulfatase-like hydrolase/transferase is translated as MKTTTKFLVLLLCIGVSSSIYSQSPNIVVIIADDMGWSQVSTGATNINNPSDFYETPTLETLATQGIAFPQAYVNGANCAPTRAAILSGQYASRPDNNVFAVNGLNRGGSSTLLVGPSQGLSNGEDEIPASAITIAETIKASGYTTAHFGKYHSGGSMSNGPTDQGFDFNYGGGSDGAPGSYFASQSGGVWTFHSRIGPELDPYADPYTLSESMALAGDNSLEGTAKHVTDAMADAAIDFMNANNTSPFFMHFSNYAIHGPWGQANARPDLYAKYVAKNNTNPSQMGHTNVSQAAIAEGMDQTISRLIDYLKTTADPRNPGHMLSENTLVYFISDNGGAIGTEDNGPLRGMKGEHYEGGVRSITIAWSEGLLANTGTINNTPIVAFDLYPTLVEAAGGTLPTGYDIDGVSQWSMLTGTNPNLNRDAIYWHFPGYLIDSKRDQRPVSIIRKGDYKLIHNFETASYEMYNLITDIGEATNLLSGSPDNATLTIANDLSTDLRNYLINISAPLPTYRSSGLTVPLPEIIQINPPVVSCVEPDTYLALWNFDVGVDANDASANNNDPLSTIGTLTYDAVDFKEGDRSAVFDGATKIQYSENPGPFLIASMSQRSVAMWIKPTALSGIQNLFEEGGGVSGVVLRLNGSNLESIVRNSATVSDSHSVAFPNDGDWHHVAVVYNGGSTSHSLYIDGVSAASSSAAPGSVPTHIGSGGIGGVQKKDSFGETVDNFYTGKMDAVVVYDFALSAAQVITSGCLPDPNPSQCTYAVINSEDFESGWGVWSGGGSDARRSSSDAAYANSGTYCIRLRDNTSTSVMTTSNFDMTSYEELTINFSYYCRSMDNSNEDFWLQISTDGGANFTTVEEWNQSDEFVNDQRYNDQVVIPGPFTATTQLRFRADASGNSDWVYIDDVVINGCSTPTASMTSAPIVNDVPTEAEVQPEAQAEEQEAVTEETISKDDMFSIYPNPFGNQIYITSKENSDQNTEVEILNNLGQSIFLKSYTNQERIKVPTQDLSTGQYFIKISVGDTIIQKRLIKM